A window of Phragmites australis chromosome 2, lpPhrAust1.1, whole genome shotgun sequence genomic DNA:
AGTAgctgttgagttttttttttaaatatttttattttatttccaaTACCTTGGAACGCAGGGTTTCCAATACCCTTCGTCCATAGCAAGTGGCACGATGCAAGTGCTTGGTACGCGGAAATACAAGAACCAAGTAGCTAGATTACACAAGGCAATAATGAACAGTTAATTAGTAATGAACCCTTCAAGTACATTTGAAAGAGTGAGTTGCTTAGGGACTTGTCagaattcaattcaaatttgtACTGAACTCAAAGGATTTGGTTCCGAAACCCCTTTCTATCAGGCCTTTAGATATTTCGTCTTCCTTCTTCCGCAAAACTCGAAGAATTTATTATTAGCCGTTCCTAACAGGGAAAATATATACATCTAGTGCAAGCAAGTACTGATTAAGTCTAGTGTACGGAAAATGACCACAAGTTCGCCATTCGAATTAACAAAAGATTAGTAGTTAGTGATAAGAGGCATCTATATAGAGAACATCACGGCTCAAAACAGAAAAGATCGTAGTGAGAGCTGTGAGCATTATTGCACGTATGAATCAGGAACAATTCACGATACATGTCGCCTACCGATGCCAATTACAAAATCATATATGGGGGACGAAGCTAGCTTGCTCCGTACTATCAACTGACAATCTTAAGATAAGTATATTTTAGCTAATGGAAGCTTCTTCTAACCTCTGCATCATTTGATGCACACAGTCTAGCTCATTATTACATCATATCAGTATTTCGCTGAAAAACCGATCAAAACAAACAATAGACCACATGATGTCTAATATATGATCCAACACCAAGCCTATGTAGAACTGTACCCAAGAaacaaaagggaaaaggaaaaaaaaattgtcttaCTTGgttaaaaaaagaatttttgtCTTACAAGCTGCAAGAACTGGACAAGTAGTGGTGCATCCAGACCGTGTATGCGTGCATGCTAGCACCGCCATGAGCCGTCTCGATCGCTCGCTAAGCTAGCCTCTGCACTCGGTGATGGCGGAGTAGCCCCGGTTGTAGGGGTTGGCCACGGCGCCCGGGTTGCAGTTGCCATAGGGCGCGCCGTGGATCGAGCACGGCACATGGCCCTTGCCCAGTGCGCCGTAGCTGatgaagccgccgccgcccagctCGCTCCTGACCACCGCGCCGCCGTCCACGCACTCCCCCCACCGTGCCCGTGCAAGCCATGCCGTAGTAACTGCCGTAACCCGACGCCCAGCTGCCCGGGTAGATCGGTATCTGGGCGGCGCCCCCCTGCTGTGGGGTGGctgcgacgaggaggagcacggcAGCGACGACCGCGAGCGCGGCTTCCCTCTGTTGCACTGCATGGGGGTCTGCCTTTGCTGCTGCGCGCCTGCGCTGCAGTAGTATCATCTCCTGCTAACTGACTCTGTTGTGCCTGTGCCCTGGGTACCAGTGGCAGAGCTACGAACTTATAGGTCTAGTCGCGCTAGAGCTCCAAATATCTGAACGCACATTTCAATATACCTAAATCTAAATGATATATATGTTTAAAACTAAATGATATAAAAAAGGTAAAATTAAATTGCTAATAATAaagattttatttattattgccGTGCGCCGCGGATGGAGCACGGCACCTGGCCCCGTCGCATCGCGTCGTAGCTGATGTACCCGCCACCGGACAGCTCCCTCCTGGCCGCGCCACCGCCTACGCACTCCTCCACCGCCCCCGTGCAAGCGGGGCCGTGATCCGCCGCCGCCTAGCTGTCCGGATCGACCACTGTCATCTGGGCGGCGACGCCTCCCTGCGTGCCGGccgcgacgaggaggagcacagcagcggcgacggcgagcaCGGCGCGGCCCAGCGGCATTGCGCGCGTCCGGCTCCGTAGCCGGTCAACGTGTGCCTGCCTTCGTTGCGGCGGCAGTACGCTctcctgctgctcctgctcgtgTCCGTGCGCTGTGCTTTCACCGCTTGATACTTCTTACTCGACCAACGGCTAATGAACGCGGTCGACGACGATCTTGATCCATCTCAACATGGCACGCCTGACGACGCTTCTTgtccgcgcccgcgccgctgcACATGAGACCGGAGCTGCACCGGTTGTTTCTGGCACGTCAGGGGCCGGGAGCATGTGGCAACTTCCCATTTCTTAACATATCTTGCTTGGATGTATGCTCCAGATCGAGACACGGCTAGGCCTCGTTTTTGTGTCGGGTCTGATCAGATCTACATGCTGCAGTGCTCTAGATGTGTTTCAGTCGTCTCTAGTTTCCTTACTCCTGACATCTGCATATGCTGCTGGCTAGATTCGGTTATTCAAATGGGACATGCCCGTTTGGTCGTTGCCCAGATAAATCTTGGACTGCTCACTTCACTGCAGTGATTGAATATTGCCTGGTTCTGATTTTCCTCCCtgaactgaaaaaaaaacagatatcCAACCCCTTGAATTATTAAAACTGgacaaatacatgaaatcttgatatatttattgtaacgtgcaggattgataaatgtattgcatatagattaattcataactaatccataacacccctaaatttagtgaaactacttttattagtttacttaaacaatgatttgtgtaggaaaaataatggtagacatgaaaaagttaaaataatatgagttaataagtGAGGTGtacatttatcttttttttcaaacttcctctccataaaatatgacgcaaatgatattatttttgaaaaaaaaattcacataaggtcttagaattgtctctagtttttttttagaattttttatggtttttttttatttttttgaatttttttggggGGTTGCAATAAAGCCAAAATTTTGGGAGATTTTTTTACAATAAACTTatgggggaaagtcaaaatctaaGTGATTTTTGGAGTTGCATTTTTCCTATTATTAAAACTGGACACATTACATCACTAAGTCATTCACGCCACGGTTTTGTTTTGAGTTGGCGGTGGTTTTTATACATCACTAGTTGACATGTACGCCATAAATGTAAGACAAAAAATCCTCTCTTTTTTGCAGATCCACTTGCCAGCCGCTCTCttatcctcttcttcctccgcaCATCCCTACAACCATGGAGATGGCCGGCCTTGGTGAGGACTGTCGAGGCCATCCAAGATGCTGGAAGAGATGGAGGAGGCACCATCGCCTCCCCCGCTGCCCTTCGTGTCCATGCTCCTTAGGCACTGTGGACCAGAGTGGTGGAGATGGCGACAGCGCTGCACGCAGAGGGCGCGGGTAATGACAAAGGCTGCGGTGATAGGCCAGAGGGGATAGGATCGGCGGAGGCGACGATGCTGTAGGCGGAATGGAGAGCAGCGGCAACAGCGAGATGTCAAAGGGACGATGCAAAGCCGTCGAAAGAGCATGATCTAGCTGACGGCGGAGTGCCCTCTGGCTAGCCACTGCCGACCTTGCCCGCGCGGGTGTTCATCTTGTCCGCGACCTCTCTGCCGTTTTCCTATCACCCATGGAGGAGATTGCTTCACGCTATGGAGAGATATGTTGggtgagagagaagagaaggagaaaaaggaaaagaggtcAGGTGAAACCTGACACATGGGCCCTAATGCCATGTCAGCGTCACATCAGATAAAACCACCTTGGAATAAGCTAGGGGTAATTTGTTCTATTTTAATAGTTTAAGGAGGTGGTATATCTAGTTTTCGAGTCCAGGAAGGAAAATCTAAAGAGGTAAATTAgactctctcttttcctttgaAGCATTGCACTTTTTTTATTGCCAGGCTCAGCTAAATTGATGGCCACATGACTAATTACAAAATCCATAAAATAATCCAGCCATATATGAGGATCATCCCCACTTAGACTAGCACTATAATTTACTAAAACGTCTGCTGCTGAATTACAATCGTAGGTATAATATTGCACTAGTAACAACTCATCGGTGAAAAAATTTAGGTCACAACTCAGAAAACCGACGACCTCCCTTGAATGCGACCCAAAATATAGCAACCCATTCATGAGTGGCGCTACTCCTGCTCCAGCCCAAAATACGATGTGTTACGCCTCCGGTTCCACTCAAACTCTGAAGTTTCCTCTCGACGGGACCCCCACGTATAGTCACCAAAAACGGGGTCGATGTCACGATCCACGACCCTGGATTGAACGACCCTGACTGTGGGTCTGGTTTGCTGCCAGGACACTGCCGAGACGAAGCCGCCAGGAGAGGAGGATGGAGTGCCCGCTGTTGCCTCTTGTTGTCACCTCCGTTACCTCTTGTCGTCGCCCACCGGGAGAGGAGGATGGAGCACCTGTCATCACCTCTGTCACCTCTTATCGTGACCTGCCAGGAGAGGAGGATGGAGCGCCCACTGACAGAGGAGGATGGAGcgctcgcgcgcgcgcgagagagaggtgGCTATGAGGACTGGAGGTGCCTGCTGTTGGTGGAGATGATAAGGGTATCGAGTGAGCTGTTGTGCTTTAGTTTGATAATGGGCTGAGTAAAGTTTGGTATGAgctaaatatattttcttttgttattttttggcTGATAGATACATATACTGGTTAACATATGTATTTATAGCATATATCCTTAGTCTTTACAATGAGGCATCGACTCGGGTGAATTAGGATCGTGTTCCACGTCATTAATTTATCGTCTTGAAGAGATTTATCCCATTTGTACCACTTTTTTGTTAGATGTCGACTCGTATCTCATGACCCTGTTCCTCGACCCGATCAATCTGAATTTCTGTTGACTGTGCCCCCACGTCTCATTTCCCTCCACCGCAACGGCGCCGGAAGCCAACTCGACGACAAGGCATTCCGACTCCTGCACTTGGCGATTTTTCCATCAGGCATCACCTCCGCGCCTTGCACGGATATAACAGAGGCCCAACTCGAGCCGACGACGACTTCTAGTCTTCCATGATCTGATGCGCACTGCCCAGCCACGATCAGAAAGCAAACAGACGTGTTATCCTTATTTGTCTGCAAATTGTTTTTGCTGTCTAGAATGTCTCTTACTGTCTTATTTCGTTGTAGATTATGCACAAACGGCGACAATTTACATGCtgcttctttttcctttgtgcATGAGCGAGACTGGAGAAGATAAATGCAACTCAGGGCCGTTCATGGGTCTGTGCCACAAGGGCGACCACCCAGGGCCCACAATGTCCACGGCCCCACCctggtacatatatatatatacccaacTTGCGCGGCCTTCTGGGAGGCCGGGGGGGAGGAAGGGGCTCGAATCCCCGTCGGTTCGACTCCTCCTTAAGAATTTGTCATTCTTTGAGATGGGTGGTTTCATGATTTGATGCTCACTGAAATATGGGGTCTTCTGTGCTTATGATAGTGGGCAAGTATGGCAAAAATAAAGTGCAATCATATGAGTGGAAAATTATTTAGTGTATGCTCTAGTTATAGATGAGATGATCTAATTAGCAAACTCAATCAACATAGCATGTTAACTATCCAACGAGAACCTCTCTAATGGTTGCTCTCCTCATGCCCCAATATTCTTAATTTTATAGGCGACTGAAAATAAACTCTTTTACACTCGATGAAGCACAACTCTCCAATCTCTATTTGACggctctttttcttcctctatATATTATTATTCTTCTAAACTATGCCAACATGACTCAATCCGCTACCCCTGCCGCCTCCTCTATCTACGGTGTCACCACTAGCCACCTCCGCCACGTTAAACTAGAATTGCCAAGTGTTTTCTTTGTCGGTTCTTTTTGCCACTTTATATACCCACCGTCGATCCTCCACCACCTATTAGCGAAGTCACATTTACCTCATCATTCTGCTTGCCGCCACTGTTGCATGTACCTGCCCCCTCACCCCACCCACACCGTTTTCCAGACCCTAAACCCCAACAATAACCTCGCTGTTGCTGCATCGAGTGTAAAAGTGCGTGTTTTCATTCAATTGATCAGTAGGAAAACTTTTAAAATGAAGTGTATTTTTACCTATCTATTAGCATAAGAGCCCCTCTCTTTATCTCGCCCTACACCCTCGAAATCTTAGGAACGGCCCTGATGCAACGATGCGATGTAAGCACTCCAAATCTTGCTACGACATACGGTTGCTGCTCGCAGAGTGTTAATCCCCGTTTCTTGATATTCTGAGTTGACTCACGCATCTCTCGTGAGCAATTTATTTTGGCTCTGTACTTGCCAGACAGGGACGAGCAATCCTCGTTAATCGAGAACACCTAGGCCTTGCCCAGCATGTTTAAGCTTAAATTAGCAGTCCATGCTGGCCAAATGGCAGACTAGGACGGCAATTATCATGCCAACCCTTGCTTTGGGTTAAAGAAACAGTTCTGTTAACGTAGCCTGTTTGCTTTCTTTTCACTTTCATGGGGATTGTGAAGCGCACAACCATCGGTATCAGTTAACTAGTCGCAATTTGGAGTCCATAATCGGTGTCCCTCGGGCAAATCCAAAGCAGAGGCGTGTCATTCCCAAACGCTTGTGCATCCTGTACTGGCAGCCTTAAGTTCTGAATCCTGAATAACCAACCTACATTTGTATCAGTCTCTGGACACCCTGCTGTTTCAGCCGCCATGTCTTGGTGCAGCTGCATCCTGATTCCTGCATGCGCATTGTACTTGGAGCAAGCTTATCCGAGCTTGCAGTTTGTACTGTACTATAGAGGGATGTCTGTCTGCATCCCACGATGAGCTGTTGTTGTCTTCAGTTCTGGATGCGGTCCCTGATCAGAGCCAATGCATCAGGTCTTTTGCTAAACCAAGTCGAATATAACTTGATTTGTTTATAATGAGTGAttaatattgatatttatttagtttgatgatgtTCAGTTTATATGAGGtttgatatgatttgaattgatttgagattttatttgagcatattgattatggactaattgaaattagagttagagatatgtgtttgtttgttttatggTGTGTATGTGATGTATGTAACttagcggtcgacggcgggatgatcaaGGTCAAGCGGtgtgcttggtgtcggatgcTCAAGGAGcctgggcggagtcaagggtgattctagctgaacacgtggaggtcaagcaaagcatgtaaGGCGGATGAAGACAGtatattgacaaagtcaaacgaaggggatgtcggtgcaagtgacaaggcgacttAAGGGATCGGAAACATGAGAGATTTGCCGACGGTCAGGATtgtaagacagagtacacgcgtcgacatcggagCACTTGCTTAAGCCGTAAGCAAGTgagagtcacgctttgagaagcgtgctagggtttcgcggtttgacctcaaaaccatgAGAGGACTGAAGAAGTACCTGGCACCattgtgaagcttgcgtcgaggcgaacctaagtcgtgaaggcgttgTGACCGTCTAATgaattaagaagaaaataaaccaaaatactcttgatggtaggtaagagtgtactacaagagagagatattttgaaAAATGTTAGTAAATTTAAGGGTCAAATttcctaggcttataaatagaagGTAGAGCTATGAGAGAAAATGAACTAGCCATTTTCAACCTCCTGTGTCATCCATATGAGAGTCTTGTGTTAGaattttagagaagagaaagatgagtgcttagcgtatatattaggtgagagttttgtgaggaaaaatatttataatttgtcTAAAATAGGTTGGCCATgttatctttataatttatctaaaaatctttataatatGTTTCAAATAGAGACATAAATTTTGCATACATATATTTATGTGATAGTATCTTGAATTTCCTAGTCCGTAGaccatcaatttggagagtttagTTGCTCggtattcatttttttttattttttttaagttgtgaTATTTTGAGTGCCAAGACGCATAAATTGATCTTACATGTAACTTATGATTTATATACtatccgtggagtcgtgttgtctcgattttattttgttaaaatttttctctatttttacttcCTCTTAAATTTTAAAGTGCGTTAGATGATCCAAATAGAAAAAGATCATcgatttcctaaaaaaaattattaagacACATATTTACCCTGTATAGTCATTATTTTCGTTCCTACATCTTTACCGTGTAGGGTTAAGCATATCCTGCTAGGGCAAAAGGTGAATGTAATTTTGCCCTGCATAGCAGTTCCTCTCGGTCTCTCTAACGGTTACTACTCGTTACTCCGTGGAAGGATAAACCAGTAGCAGTGGCAAGTTTCAAAAGAAaggcaaaggaaaaatgaaaaagttaACTCTGTTCCTTCAGTTCTTTTGAGCACGTCGAAGTAACTTTACATTGGAGTTAGCCGAGCTATCCTTTCCTGATGGGATTTCAGACAGAAGCACACTTCTGAAACACTCTGTTAATTTACCTGCTGACTGACAAAGCACAGCATCAGGTGCATGATTGACAAAGTAACAATCATTCATGGCTCTTGTGTCTTTGCTCATGTTTTTTTACATAGTCCTCAATGAACTTGAAGAGATGATATCTCCCGTTTAACTGTGTCAAATGTTACAAAATTGCTCTGATGAACACCAGAGCTGTTCCATTAGGCCCTCACACTCTCTCATGCATCAAACATTCAAGCTCAGCTCATCTTATTCTAGCGCCATGAAGCCTGAGCAGTGCTAATACATCGTTCACTTGTACTAATCGTAACCACCTAACATATAGTCATAGTTGATTAAGGAACAGTAAAGTAGCTAGTAATCCGCTTCCGCTTCCATCCCTTTCACATCACGCTGCAAGAATTGGCATTCTCGTCGTTCAACATGTCGCCGTAGCCATCCCGCGGCGGCGAGAAGGCGCTCCTCTGCGGCGGCGCGCCGTAGTAGTAGTCCTCCGTGGAAGCAGGCTGATACTGATAGCGATACGGCGAGGCCTGAGTAGGGTAGTAGTACGGCTCGTACGGTGAGGACCGGGTGTAGTAAGACGGCGTGTAGTGCTCGTCAATGTAGCCCTGTGACGGCCCCGGCCTCGCCATCGGCATCGGCATGGGCGCTGGTGCAGGGGCTGGCGCCGGCGCGGGGGCGTAGTAGGACGCGCTCGCGCTCGGCCGCGCCACGTTGTAGCTCATGACGTGCACCGGCTGCTGCGGTGGTGGCATGCGGTTCGCGTAGCTGCCGACGCCTCGGTCGTACTCCACCGTCACCCTGGCCTCGACCGGCTGCTGCTTCGCTTTCCCCTTCGCGTCGTTGGGCTGCTGCTGCCCGGTTGCCGCCGTGGTCTCAACACCGGTATTTCCATTGGCATCAGCATTGGCGGCCTCCTTGCTCTCTTGAGCCGGCTTTGGGGTCTCACCGGCGCTGCTCTGCTTAGGCTCCGGAGGAGGCTGAGGATTGTTCGGCTCTGCCGCAGCGGCCTCGGCGTTGTCGGCGCCGGGATTCGCGGCAGGTTCGTTGGGTTTGCTCGGCTTGTTGTTTTCGTTCTTGGGCTCTTGGCTTTGGCTCTCTGCAGGTGGCTGCTGCTGTGCCATCGGCTGCTCGGGCCACGGCTCGGCCTGCTTGCCGGACTTGCGCAACTTGGCAACGAGGATGTTGGGATCGAGCTTCGTAGAGGCCGTGACCACGACCTTGTTGCTCCGGGCATCGAT
This region includes:
- the LOC133910232 gene encoding uncharacterized protein LOC133910232; protein product: MQCNRGKPRSRSSLPCSSSSQPPHSRGAPPRYRSTRAAGRRVTAVTTAWLARARWGECVDGGAVVRSELGGGGFISYGALGKGHVPCSIHGAPYGNCNPGAVANPYNRGYSAITECRG
- the LOC133909542 gene encoding heavy metal-associated isoprenylated plant protein 35-like, producing MASEPIECQVLVLRVSIHCEGCKKKVKKVLQNINGVYRCDIDARSNKVVVTASTKLDPNILVAKLRKSGKQAEPWPEQPMAQQQPPAESQSQEPKNENNKPSKPNEPAANPGADNAEAAAAEPNNPQPPPEPKQSSAGETPKPAQESKEAANADANGNTGVETTAATGQQQPNDAKGKAKQQPVEARVTVEYDRGVGSYANRMPPPQQPVHVMSYNVARPSASASYYAPAPAPAPAPAPMPMPMARPGPSQGYIDEHYTPSYYTRSSPYEPYYYPTQASPYRYQYQPASTEDYYYGAPPQRSAFSPPRDGYGDMLNDENANSCSVM